Proteins encoded within one genomic window of Pieris brassicae chromosome 12, ilPieBrab1.1, whole genome shotgun sequence:
- the LOC123717314 gene encoding uncharacterized protein LOC123717314 gives MVIKVLISLVLLSFGSCSIIIPEELPSLLSVAYSNIPPIKKGTDSRVGFGFAFGNHADFQVMFELGPQTNTLPLNGQGFPTNAKRQAAYPVEKVNKNREKFLQTEAGKYLQNWAQKMKNPKPVKKPVKTETPNLEESMVELVKNDKGQYEIHQPHPENLSKTAMNSLKKLYGEKENSTEQTEAKNNKRSKEEVRKITEDLSNVDLE, from the exons ATGGTGATTAAAGTGTTAATTTCGTTGGTTTTACTTTCTTTTG GAAGTTGCTCCATCATCATACCCGAGGAGCTGCCATCATTACTGTCCGTGGCCTACTCGAATATACCTCCCATTAAAAAAG GAACGGATTCCCGTGTCGGTTTCGGCTTCGCGTTCGGTAACCATGCCGATTTTCAAGTTATGTTCGAGTTGGGACCGCAGACAAACACGTTACCTTTGA ATGGCCAAGGTTTTCCTACAAATGCTAAGCGTCAAGCTGCATACCCAGTCGAAAAAGTCAATAAGAATAGAGAAAAG ttcTTACAAACTGAGGCcggtaaatatttacaaaattgggCGCAGAAGATGAAAAATCCAAAACCTGTTAAGAAACCAGTAAAAACAGAAACACCCAACTTAGAAGAGTCCATGGTGGAATTGGTGAAAAACGATAaaggccagtacgaaatacacCAGCCACATCCGGAAAATCTGTCAAAAACAGCAATGAACAGTTTGAAAAAACTGTACGGAGAGAAAGAAAATTCCACAGAACAAACGGAGGCGAAGAATAATAAGAGAAGTAAAGAAGAAGTTCGGAAGATAACGGAAGATCTATCGAATGTTGATTTAGAATAA